A window from Azoarcus sp. DD4 encodes these proteins:
- the mobH gene encoding MobH family relaxase, translating to MLTLFQRKKAPPSAGTSPSGPAEAPKGLTRPQSATALLATPRRQKLLEHIWQRTSLSRRQFATLYRTPLERYAELVQLFPASESHHHAYPGGMLDHGLEIVAYALKLRQSHLLPAGAPPEAQAAQAEAWTAGTAYAALLHDIGKIAVDVHVEYADGSTWHPWHGPLDRPYRFRYRKDREYRLHGAATGLLYYQVLDREILDWLSGYPDLWAALLYVLAGQCEHAGVLGELVVQADQASVAQALGGDPAKALAAPKHALQRKLLEGLRYLLKEELRLNQPQASDGWLTQDALWLVSKTVSDKLRAHLLSQGLDGIPESNSAVFNVLQDHGILQATPDGKAIWKATVTSDAGWSHSFTFLKLSPALIWDAGERPAPFAGTVRIEQGEASREAGPSPAAPATVTAEAAAVDTAPVAVATDIVPADPFSGLLEMLGEPPALHALPSATSAGTEPLAPPPPAAGTAPAEVPSIASEMVLPSMIEPSGEHFIAWLRNGIQTRKLIINDAKALVHTVADTAYLVSPGVFQRYAQEHPVVAKQAKEAELADWQWVQKRFERLQLHHKQPNGLNIWTCEVTGPRKSRRLHGYLLNSPGAIFEELPVNNPYLKLMDGT from the coding sequence ATGCTCACGCTGTTCCAGCGCAAGAAGGCGCCGCCATCGGCTGGCACATCGCCATCCGGCCCTGCCGAGGCTCCCAAAGGGCTGACGCGGCCGCAGTCGGCGACCGCACTGCTGGCCACGCCGCGACGCCAGAAACTGCTGGAGCACATCTGGCAGCGCACCTCGCTTTCCCGGCGGCAGTTCGCCACCTTGTACCGGACGCCGCTCGAGCGCTACGCCGAGCTGGTCCAGCTGTTCCCCGCCTCCGAAAGCCACCACCACGCCTATCCGGGCGGCATGCTGGACCATGGCCTGGAGATCGTCGCCTACGCGCTGAAGCTGCGGCAATCGCACCTCCTGCCGGCGGGCGCCCCGCCCGAGGCGCAGGCCGCCCAGGCGGAAGCCTGGACCGCCGGCACCGCTTACGCCGCGTTGCTGCACGACATCGGCAAGATCGCCGTCGATGTCCACGTCGAATACGCCGACGGCAGCACTTGGCACCCCTGGCATGGCCCGCTGGATCGGCCGTACCGCTTCCGTTACCGCAAGGATCGCGAGTACCGCTTGCACGGCGCCGCGACCGGGCTGCTCTACTACCAGGTGCTCGATCGCGAGATCCTCGACTGGCTCAGCGGATACCCGGATCTGTGGGCCGCCTTGCTGTACGTGCTGGCCGGCCAATGCGAGCACGCTGGCGTGCTGGGCGAGCTGGTCGTACAGGCCGACCAGGCCTCCGTGGCCCAGGCGCTCGGCGGCGATCCGGCCAAGGCCCTGGCCGCGCCCAAACACGCGCTGCAGCGCAAACTGCTAGAGGGGCTGCGCTATCTGCTCAAGGAGGAGCTCAGGCTGAACCAGCCGCAAGCCTCGGACGGCTGGCTGACCCAGGACGCGCTCTGGCTGGTCAGCAAGACCGTCTCCGACAAGCTACGCGCCCACCTGCTGTCGCAGGGCCTCGACGGCATCCCGGAAAGCAACTCGGCGGTATTCAACGTACTGCAGGACCACGGCATCCTGCAGGCCACACCGGACGGCAAGGCGATCTGGAAGGCCACCGTCACGAGCGACGCAGGCTGGTCGCACAGCTTCACCTTCCTCAAGCTGTCGCCGGCGCTGATCTGGGATGCCGGTGAGCGGCCGGCGCCGTTCGCGGGGACGGTGCGCATCGAACAAGGCGAGGCATCGCGCGAGGCCGGCCCATCGCCCGCGGCGCCGGCCACGGTGACCGCTGAGGCAGCCGCAGTTGATACCGCCCCCGTGGCCGTCGCTACCGACATCGTTCCGGCCGACCCGTTCTCCGGCCTGCTGGAGATGCTCGGTGAGCCGCCTGCGTTGCACGCACTGCCCTCGGCCACCTCGGCCGGTACCGAACCGCTCGCCCCGCCACCTCCAGCAGCAGGGACCGCACCGGCCGAAGTGCCATCGATCGCCTCGGAAATGGTGCTCCCGTCCATGATCGAGCCCTCCGGCGAGCATTTCATCGCCTGGCTGCGGAACGGCATCCAGACCCGCAAGCTCATCATCAACGACGCCAAGGCCCTGGTGCACACCGTGGCCGATACCGCCTACTTGGTCAGCCCCGGAGTGTTTCAACGCTATGCGCAGGAACACCCCGTGGTGGCGAAACAAGCCAAGGAGGCCGAGCTCGCCGACTGGCAATGGGTGCAGAAGCGCTTCGAACGCCTGCAGTTACACCACAAACAGCCCAACGGCCTGAACATCTGGACCTGCGAGGTGACGGGGCCGCGCAAGTCGCGGCGGCTGCACGGCTATCTGCTCAACTCACCGGGAGCGATCTTCGAAGAGCTGCCAGTCAATAATCCCTATTTGAAGCTCATGGATGGAACATAG
- the qatA gene encoding Qat anti-phage system ATPase QatA codes for MILTDNETKVDLLNNEAIATTIIGLLCARPDHPVTIGVHGDWGAGKSSVLEMVEAGFADKEEVLCLKFNGWRFQGFEDAKIALIEGIVTGLVETRPALTKAAAAVKDVFSRIDWLKVAKRAGGLAVTAFTGIPSPDQVGAIIGSLERVLADPAKLATKENLSAVIDEVKAVLKSGETKSVPEEVEAFRKAFDKLLKDAGIKQLIVLIDDLDRCLPDTAIETLEAIRLFVFTARTAFVVAADEAMIEYAVRKHFPDLPESTGPRDYARNYLEKLIQVPFRIPALGETETRIYVTLLLAGAEIGESDANYATLIGVARDKLKRPWTSGGLDAAAVKAALGKQAEKANNALALSDQIGPILASGTKGNPRQIKRFLNTLLLRERTAVARGFGDDIKLPVLAKLMLAERFIPRLFEQIAFAAAVHPHGLCEDLELLEKSLTAPEENEAPTGERKGHKTAEPAATTESAVLAEWRSSDTICDWARVLPMLSGIDLRPYLFVTKDKKDYFGPVSVLGHLAGVVEKLFGGKMTVQGYESELKQLVQPEADKVFEAVRTKIMSTGTFDTMPAGVDGLIVLVKAQPGLQGRLMDFLEALPSGKCGPWAVRGWQGVIKDAECTARLSKLLTEWSKVANNAGLKAAAELALKDVKGVR; via the coding sequence GTGATCCTGACCGACAACGAGACCAAAGTCGATCTACTGAACAACGAGGCCATCGCGACCACGATCATTGGCCTGCTGTGTGCGAGACCGGATCACCCGGTGACGATTGGCGTGCACGGCGATTGGGGGGCGGGCAAGTCCAGCGTGCTCGAAATGGTCGAGGCAGGGTTCGCGGACAAGGAAGAAGTGCTGTGCCTCAAGTTCAACGGGTGGCGCTTCCAGGGCTTCGAGGACGCGAAGATCGCTCTAATCGAAGGCATCGTCACGGGCCTCGTCGAAACACGTCCGGCGCTGACCAAGGCGGCAGCGGCCGTCAAGGATGTATTCAGCCGTATCGACTGGCTGAAGGTTGCCAAGAGAGCGGGGGGGCTGGCTGTCACCGCCTTCACCGGGATTCCGTCGCCCGATCAGGTAGGGGCCATCATCGGCTCTCTCGAAAGGGTTTTGGCGGACCCCGCCAAACTCGCCACGAAGGAAAACCTCTCGGCGGTAATCGACGAGGTGAAGGCCGTACTGAAGTCCGGCGAAACCAAGAGCGTGCCCGAGGAGGTGGAGGCGTTCCGCAAGGCGTTCGACAAGCTGTTGAAGGACGCGGGCATCAAGCAGCTCATCGTCCTGATCGATGACCTTGACCGCTGCTTGCCCGACACGGCCATCGAGACGCTCGAAGCGATCAGGCTGTTTGTGTTCACTGCACGGACGGCTTTCGTGGTCGCGGCCGACGAAGCCATGATCGAGTACGCGGTGCGCAAGCACTTTCCCGATTTGCCAGAGAGCACGGGTCCGCGGGACTATGCCCGCAACTACCTGGAAAAGCTGATCCAGGTTCCATTTCGTATTCCGGCGCTGGGCGAGACCGAAACGAGGATTTACGTCACGCTGTTGTTGGCCGGGGCGGAGATTGGCGAGTCGGATGCCAACTATGCGACGCTCATCGGCGTGGCGCGGGATAAGCTGAAGCGGCCCTGGACCAGTGGCGGACTTGACGCCGCGGCGGTCAAGGCGGCGCTCGGGAAGCAGGCCGAGAAGGCTAACAATGCGCTTGCGCTCAGCGATCAGATCGGTCCGATCCTGGCGAGTGGCACCAAGGGCAATCCTCGTCAGATCAAGCGATTCCTCAATACCTTGCTGCTGCGTGAGCGTACCGCAGTGGCGCGTGGTTTCGGTGACGACATCAAGCTGCCGGTGCTCGCAAAGCTCATGCTCGCGGAGCGCTTCATTCCGAGGCTGTTCGAGCAGATAGCGTTTGCGGCGGCCGTCCATCCGCACGGTCTGTGCGAAGACCTCGAATTACTTGAGAAGAGCCTTACCGCACCCGAAGAGAACGAGGCTCCGACGGGCGAGCGCAAGGGGCACAAAACCGCCGAACCTGCGGCTACGACGGAGAGCGCGGTACTGGCCGAGTGGAGGTCATCAGACACAATTTGCGATTGGGCTCGCGTGTTGCCTATGCTGTCGGGCATTGATCTGCGCCCCTACTTGTTCGTGACGAAGGATAAGAAGGACTACTTCGGCCCGGTGTCCGTGTTGGGCCATCTGGCCGGTGTGGTAGAGAAGCTGTTCGGTGGCAAGATGACCGTCCAGGGGTACGAGTCCGAGTTGAAGCAGCTCGTGCAGCCCGAAGCCGACAAAGTGTTCGAAGCCGTACGCACCAAGATCATGAGCACCGGCACCTTCGATACGATGCCGGCTGGCGTCGATGGCCTCATCGTCCTTGTGAAAGCTCAACCGGGCTTGCAGGGCAGGTTGATGGACTTCCTTGAGGCTTTGCCGAGTGGCAAATGCGGACCCTGGGCTGTTCGCGGATGGCAAGGCGTCATCAAGGATGCGGAGTGCACGGCGCGCCTATCGAAGCTCCTGACCGAGTGGAGCAAAGTTGCCAATAACGCTGGGCTGAAGGCCGCTGCCGAGTTGGCGCTGAAGGACGTGAAGGGGGTTCGCTGA
- a CDS encoding conjugal transfer protein TraG N-terminal domain-containing protein codes for MTLYTTDYLEYYLTLVGWVVNNGIWNILVASGVFALPFVAIIIQEWLRARAEGADEGNKGVLSSMRIENRVWVAIMVIMFAGIPFIPVDLSAIRFDTTRSAQCQVSVPQPADTGWSNAYTTLNNQSALVPVWWFFMHAISKAVTGAAVAAIPCGADLRQMRMDVDSTRIDDLVLAQEVGDFVHDCYGPSRAKLFMNRPTLSDAQMNDVTWIGSSYFLDTAGFYDTYHSGTPRTAWPYDATRDAGLAQVDSGGGYPSCRQWWSDGSSGLRARLLAQVDPDLLTRIGRWVGFLSPDEVNDSVIRAVVSPRQQKMNQGAVYTDYGGQIEKTLPNIVTRGAGDLGMAAGSLGFFPAMDVVRQALPMVLSLLKMALVICIPLVLLFGTYELKALVAVSCVEFALFFVDFWFQLARWLDSTILDALYGWGFGANTPHSNFDPLIGLNNAFGDMLLNFVMATMFIVLPAFWVTALGWVGVRAGNALQGLSEGTKSVGQAGSKGTSTVIRGAR; via the coding sequence ATGACCCTCTACACGACGGACTACCTGGAGTATTACCTGACCCTGGTGGGCTGGGTGGTCAACAACGGCATCTGGAACATCCTCGTGGCCAGCGGCGTGTTTGCCCTGCCTTTCGTCGCGATCATTATCCAGGAGTGGTTGCGGGCGCGGGCCGAGGGCGCGGACGAGGGCAACAAGGGCGTGCTGTCCTCGATGCGCATCGAGAACCGCGTGTGGGTGGCGATCATGGTCATCATGTTCGCCGGCATCCCCTTCATCCCGGTGGACTTGAGCGCGATCCGCTTCGACACGACGCGCTCCGCGCAGTGCCAGGTCAGCGTGCCCCAACCGGCGGACACGGGCTGGTCTAATGCCTACACCACGCTCAACAACCAGAGCGCGCTGGTGCCGGTGTGGTGGTTCTTCATGCACGCCATTTCGAAGGCTGTCACCGGCGCTGCGGTGGCTGCGATTCCCTGCGGGGCCGACCTGCGGCAGATGCGCATGGACGTCGATTCCACCCGCATCGACGACCTGGTGCTGGCGCAGGAGGTCGGCGATTTCGTGCACGACTGCTACGGGCCTTCGCGCGCCAAGCTGTTCATGAACCGGCCGACGCTCTCCGACGCGCAGATGAACGACGTGACCTGGATCGGTTCGAGTTACTTCCTCGACACAGCCGGCTTCTACGACACCTACCACTCGGGTACGCCGCGCACGGCCTGGCCCTACGACGCGACCCGCGATGCGGGGCTGGCCCAGGTGGACAGTGGCGGTGGCTATCCGAGCTGCCGGCAGTGGTGGTCCGACGGCAGCAGCGGGCTGCGTGCGCGCCTGCTGGCCCAGGTCGATCCAGATCTGCTGACCCGCATCGGCCGCTGGGTGGGATTCCTGTCGCCGGACGAGGTCAACGACTCGGTGATCCGCGCCGTCGTCTCGCCCCGGCAGCAGAAGATGAACCAGGGCGCCGTCTATACCGACTACGGCGGCCAGATCGAGAAGACGCTGCCCAACATCGTGACCCGCGGTGCCGGCGACCTCGGCATGGCCGCTGGATCGCTGGGTTTCTTCCCGGCCATGGACGTGGTGCGCCAGGCGCTGCCGATGGTGCTGTCGCTGCTCAAGATGGCGCTCGTCATCTGCATTCCGCTGGTGCTGCTGTTCGGCACCTACGAGCTGAAGGCCCTGGTCGCGGTGAGCTGCGTGGAGTTCGCGCTGTTCTTCGTGGACTTCTGGTTCCAGCTCGCGCGCTGGCTCGACAGCACGATTCTCGATGCGCTCTATGGTTGGGGATTCGGCGCAAACACGCCGCACAGCAACTTCGATCCGCTGATCGGGCTGAACAATGCCTTCGGGGACATGCTGCTGAACTTCGTCATGGCGACGATGTTTATTGTTCTACCTGCCTTTTGGGTCACGGCGCTGGGCTGGGTGGGCGTTCGCGCAGGTAATGCGCTGCAGGGACTGTCTGAAGGTACGAAGTCCGTAGGCCAAGCCGGATCGAAGGGAACCAGCACCGTCATACGTGGTGCGAGGTAG
- a CDS encoding DUF3742 family protein — protein MKPAVYTTFAEHAGRTLGRMWRGLVRLDRKAHGRLMAVGWTPGRAGAALLALKFVLLGVLAYTALWLALLLALVAFAAWTARNSERDDSEEWAIGDQAERKRSIFYDPINYDDDPDPRFDDER, from the coding sequence ATGAAGCCCGCCGTATACACCACCTTCGCAGAGCACGCCGGCCGGACGCTGGGCCGGATGTGGCGGGGACTCGTGCGCCTGGATCGGAAGGCGCACGGGCGGCTGATGGCAGTGGGATGGACGCCGGGCAGGGCCGGGGCGGCATTGCTGGCCCTCAAGTTTGTCCTACTTGGCGTACTGGCCTACACCGCGTTGTGGTTGGCGTTGCTGCTCGCGCTCGTTGCGTTCGCAGCTTGGACAGCCCGGAACTCTGAGCGCGACGATTCGGAGGAATGGGCGATCGGCGATCAGGCGGAACGCAAGCGCAGTATTTTCTACGATCCGATCAACTACGACGACGATCCAGACCCCCGCTTTGACGATGAGCGGTAG
- the qatC gene encoding Qat anti-phage system QueC-like protein QatC, with protein sequence MKRQLLAGRFGPDDRVDVPTGADEQRTYLQLVAGEKSLDHGIGGALTTLKKLGVFPSEIGIDLLVLAAHVHAADTRISRAEQSQDSWTREMRLVVPVSDPGRWSTAAPTLKKMLNFLTGDRWTIGFRIRPPRFAVIAQQSSPSLISPPFDSLSLFSGGLDSLIGAVDLLESGATPLLVSHFGEGSTSDAQGKLFSGLKKQYDKSPFERLRVGMTFDDGLVQGVGSENSTRGRSFLFFALGVFAGTGLAGRFTLRVPENGLIALNVPLDPLRLGSNSTRTTHPYYMARWNDLLGELGIDGDVENPYWDKTKGEMASSCRNPELLQELATDSLSCSSPTKGRWKGLGIEHCGYCLPCLIRRAALEAAWGSGSDRTTYTVSDLHAQSLDTRESIGKQVRSFQYAIERLRGNPQLANLLIHKPGSLADEPARLDRLADVYRRGLDEVAQLINGVEARPS encoded by the coding sequence ATGAAGCGGCAACTCTTGGCGGGTCGCTTCGGTCCCGACGACCGCGTCGATGTTCCGACAGGAGCGGATGAGCAAAGGACCTACCTGCAACTCGTCGCTGGCGAGAAATCCTTGGATCATGGCATCGGAGGCGCACTCACCACCTTAAAGAAGCTCGGCGTGTTCCCCTCGGAGATCGGCATCGATCTGCTCGTGCTCGCCGCTCATGTGCATGCGGCGGACACGCGAATCTCTCGCGCCGAGCAGTCGCAGGACTCATGGACACGGGAGATGCGGCTGGTCGTGCCGGTGAGCGACCCGGGTCGTTGGAGTACCGCCGCTCCAACGCTGAAGAAGATGCTGAATTTCTTGACGGGTGATCGGTGGACGATCGGGTTCCGGATACGCCCGCCGCGCTTTGCGGTGATAGCACAGCAGTCCTCGCCAAGCCTGATCTCTCCCCCCTTCGATTCGCTGAGCTTGTTCTCGGGTGGTCTTGACAGCCTGATAGGTGCCGTCGATCTGTTGGAGAGCGGCGCAACTCCTTTGCTGGTCAGCCACTTCGGCGAAGGCTCGACCAGCGATGCACAGGGCAAATTGTTCTCGGGGCTGAAGAAGCAATACGACAAGTCACCATTCGAGCGATTGCGGGTCGGGATGACCTTCGACGACGGTCTTGTGCAGGGTGTCGGGTCGGAGAACAGCACCCGTGGACGGTCGTTCCTATTCTTTGCGCTCGGCGTGTTCGCCGGCACCGGCTTGGCAGGGCGATTCACCCTGCGTGTGCCCGAAAACGGACTCATCGCTTTGAACGTGCCGTTGGATCCTTTGCGGCTCGGCTCCAACAGCACCCGCACCACGCATCCGTATTACATGGCGCGCTGGAACGACCTGTTGGGAGAACTCGGCATTGACGGCGACGTCGAGAACCCCTACTGGGACAAGACGAAGGGGGAGATGGCTTCCAGTTGTCGAAATCCTGAGCTGCTGCAAGAGCTGGCAACGGACTCGTTGTCTTGTTCATCTCCAACGAAGGGACGATGGAAAGGGCTCGGGATCGAGCACTGTGGCTACTGTTTGCCATGCCTCATTCGCCGCGCAGCCCTGGAAGCCGCGTGGGGATCCGGAAGTGACCGGACGACATATACCGTCTCAGACCTCCATGCACAATCGCTGGATACCCGCGAATCGATTGGCAAGCAGGTCCGTTCTTTTCAGTATGCGATTGAGCGACTGAGAGGCAACCCTCAGCTCGCCAATCTTCTGATCCACAAGCCCGGCTCGCTTGCCGACGAACCTGCGCGGCTGGATCGGCTCGCGGACGTCTACCGACGTGGTCTTGATGAAGTCGCGCAGCTGATCAATGGCGTTGAGGCAAGGCCGAGCTGA
- a CDS encoding RES family NAD+ phosphorylase, with translation MSIELTAFRIETGTLLQHVSRVVYRGQPLYFGRDGTNRYDAPARDYGVLYLGRDLPTALMESIFHKHQWDKDAQRSIALAEVQSRLVRAVGVVEELQLVDLTAEGVMAGYFGLNLEQLASRGYTHTQQVSSQVHAMQGGDGVPLFDGVRYPSRNNYPATSIALFERAERKVKLIEDIDLPDHADWPNFVADYRIGVEPDPGPVERS, from the coding sequence GTGAGTATCGAGTTGACCGCGTTCCGAATCGAGACGGGAACACTGCTCCAGCATGTGAGTCGCGTGGTCTACCGGGGCCAGCCGCTGTACTTCGGCCGTGACGGCACCAACCGTTACGACGCGCCAGCCCGGGACTACGGCGTGCTCTACCTGGGCCGCGACCTCCCCACGGCATTGATGGAATCCATATTCCACAAGCACCAGTGGGACAAGGACGCCCAGCGCTCGATCGCACTGGCAGAAGTCCAGAGCCGTTTGGTACGCGCAGTCGGCGTGGTCGAAGAACTGCAGTTGGTCGACCTCACGGCCGAAGGCGTGATGGCCGGCTACTTTGGCTTGAACCTGGAGCAGTTGGCCAGTCGCGGCTACACGCACACTCAGCAGGTGTCCAGCCAGGTGCATGCGATGCAGGGGGGCGATGGTGTGCCATTGTTCGACGGGGTGCGCTATCCGTCGCGCAACAACTACCCCGCCACCAGCATCGCCCTGTTCGAGCGGGCCGAGCGGAAGGTCAAGCTGATCGAGGACATCGACTTGCCTGACCATGCGGACTGGCCGAATTTCGTTGCGGACTACCGCATCGGCGTGGAGCCCGATCCGGGTCCGGTAGAGCGATCCTGA
- the qatD gene encoding Qat anti-phage system TatD family nuclease QatD: MIATAGLVDFHCHLDLYPDHPAAVQEAERAGVFTLAVTTTPRAWPRNHELAQRTKHVRAALGLHPQLVAERASELDLWDRYLPEARYVGEVGLDAGPRFFKSLDAQRRVFQHVLQRCAEAGDKIITVHSVRSARAVLDYLEAYLPPDKGKVVLHWFTGTKSEAKRALELGCYFSINAAMLSNERHAPMVQSIPLNRLLTETDGPFTQVGERHSKPSDVALAVEGLGRLHRLSAEQIATTVRNNLRSLVNG; encoded by the coding sequence ATGATCGCCACAGCGGGGCTCGTGGACTTCCACTGTCACCTCGATCTGTATCCGGACCACCCGGCGGCGGTGCAGGAGGCCGAGAGGGCGGGCGTATTCACGCTGGCGGTAACGACAACGCCGCGAGCGTGGCCTCGGAACCATGAGCTGGCGCAGCGCACGAAGCATGTGAGAGCGGCGCTCGGGCTGCATCCGCAGTTGGTTGCGGAGCGTGCGAGCGAACTCGATCTGTGGGATCGCTACCTGCCCGAGGCGCGGTACGTCGGCGAAGTCGGCCTTGACGCTGGTCCGCGATTCTTCAAGTCACTGGATGCGCAGAGGCGGGTGTTCCAGCATGTCCTGCAGCGCTGCGCGGAGGCTGGCGACAAGATCATCACGGTCCACAGTGTTAGGTCGGCAAGAGCGGTTCTTGACTACCTTGAAGCGTACCTGCCACCAGACAAAGGCAAGGTAGTGCTTCACTGGTTCACGGGAACAAAGAGCGAGGCCAAGCGTGCCCTTGAACTGGGCTGTTACTTCTCGATTAATGCGGCCATGTTGAGCAATGAACGACATGCGCCGATGGTGCAATCAATCCCATTGAATCGGTTGCTCACAGAGACGGATGGCCCATTCACACAAGTGGGTGAGAGACACTCGAAGCCATCCGATGTCGCGTTGGCGGTTGAGGGACTCGGCCGGCTACATCGATTGTCGGCTGAGCAAATCGCCACGACTGTACGCAATAACTTGCGGAGCTTAGTAAACGGATAG
- the qatB gene encoding Qat anti-phage system associated protein QatB: MGASRGSSARLLGFLSDAQARGVREALRAVNLESLAGRPITEIFVGLADYICPGAGTVDEGIAREAYIETIVELASEGLTDLSTFTPDQMQTVFELYATHAIEARICNDIGTKAVTMPADAQAAHRVEKQLRDFIRGGVSDALTRARAQSPNLTPERIQSFVDTVYESAFAILQALGDAEANQ; encoded by the coding sequence ATGGGCGCTTCGCGAGGGTCCAGTGCGAGGCTTCTAGGCTTTCTGTCAGATGCGCAAGCGCGTGGTGTTCGCGAAGCATTGCGCGCGGTGAACCTCGAATCCCTGGCCGGGCGCCCGATCACCGAGATCTTTGTTGGCTTGGCCGACTACATCTGCCCTGGTGCGGGCACGGTCGATGAAGGCATCGCCCGTGAGGCGTACATCGAGACCATTGTCGAACTGGCGAGCGAAGGGCTGACCGATCTGTCCACGTTCACTCCCGATCAGATGCAGACAGTGTTCGAGCTGTATGCCACTCATGCGATCGAGGCCAGAATATGCAACGACATCGGCACGAAGGCGGTGACTATGCCGGCAGACGCACAAGCGGCGCATCGCGTCGAGAAGCAACTGCGCGACTTCATTCGCGGTGGCGTGAGCGATGCGCTGACACGGGCTCGCGCCCAGTCCCCGAATCTGACGCCAGAGCGAATTCAGTCGTTCGTGGACACGGTGTACGAGTCGGCGTTTGCGATCTTGCAGGCATTGGGTGATGCGGAGGCTAACCAATGA
- a CDS encoding integrase has product MPKTLEFIADHLPRVTVDDAVRSFSASVEIRDARAFAAELQAFVHERVEAVVLPPSFEMPLVETTEQTLARKAAALRASTRWVAGETDIQRGRAAMLEAFDQPHNLPLPEFARLANKSRQQIYKDIDAHRLLALNVGPRGQKLPDWQLDPVKQRLTQAVLQGAVGVDNWTLYRALSEPLESLDARSPVEAVTADSVSEVTSAVLNVLSIH; this is encoded by the coding sequence ATGCCCAAGACCCTCGAATTCATCGCCGATCACCTGCCGCGCGTCACCGTGGACGATGCCGTGCGCAGCTTCTCCGCCAGCGTCGAAATCCGGGATGCCCGGGCTTTTGCAGCCGAACTGCAGGCGTTTGTGCATGAACGTGTGGAAGCGGTAGTGCTTCCGCCTTCCTTCGAAATGCCACTGGTGGAAACCACGGAGCAGACCTTGGCGCGCAAGGCGGCTGCGTTGCGCGCCAGCACCCGGTGGGTGGCGGGCGAGACCGACATCCAGCGCGGCCGCGCAGCGATGCTGGAAGCCTTCGATCAGCCGCACAATCTGCCGCTGCCCGAGTTCGCCCGGCTGGCGAACAAGTCGCGCCAGCAGATCTACAAGGACATCGATGCACACCGGTTGCTGGCACTGAACGTCGGGCCGCGCGGCCAGAAGTTGCCCGACTGGCAACTCGATCCGGTGAAGCAACGGTTGACGCAGGCCGTGTTGCAAGGGGCGGTCGGGGTCGACAACTGGACGCTGTACCGCGCCCTGTCCGAGCCGCTCGAGAGTCTGGACGCTCGCTCGCCGGTGGAGGCCGTGACTGCCGATTCGGTCAGTGAGGTGACCTCGGCGGTGCTCAACGTGCTGAGCATCCATTGA